One stretch of Clavelina lepadiformis chromosome 6, kaClaLepa1.1, whole genome shotgun sequence DNA includes these proteins:
- the LOC143463179 gene encoding acyl-coenzyme A amino acid N-acyltransferase 2-like isoform X1 — protein MIAAVITAQPNPSLYDEAITMRASGLKPKSLYTFHSHVTMDRNEAFECEAHYESDAKGIIDLEKHTSLGGSYTGTEPMGLFWAMKPSTKNKHPFAIPERKRADPPLDVTVSLYVGARTSSFLNESSKEICSLLVRRRFMAPGVTRTVVRDNGLHAFLFLPPGPGPFPGIITIDGLMPGTNEDKPALLASRGYAALGLPFYGIEGLPQDYKDTCFKLEYFESALRYLQNHEKVDAERGIGLVTLCFGVPVALAMATFLSGISCMIGINGPLWVLHNPMSYKGINWSPYMTLNAQHSEGNGVQLHRTLYNFPHTHNEAKVWTVEFYKKRDIAFMFVAGLDDDGQASEYYVNVVERLLKESNPSNFEIDRYPGAGHLFKQPYMPHISVMYNRSYGELGLGGVTGSHCRAQEDSWKKQLDFLHKHLKLRRIKPTAKL, from the exons atgaTTGCAGCTGTAATCACTGCTCAGCCAAATCCAAGTCTATACGACGAAGCGATTACAATGAGGGCAAGTG GACTTAAACCCAAATCCTTGTACACGTTCCACTCCCATGTTACCATGGACAGAAATGAAGCGTTTGAATGTGAAGCGCACTACGAGTCTGACGCAAAAG GCATAATCGACCTTGAGAAGCATACGTCACTTGGTGGATCCTACACTGGAACAGAACCGATGGGATTGTTTTGGGCAATGAAGCCTTCTACTAAAAATAAG CATCCATTTGCGATTCCGGAACGAAAACGAGCAGACCCGCCTCTAGATGTCACTGTCAGTCTATACGTTGGAGCTCGGACCAGTTCGTTTCTAAACGAATCTTCAAAGGAAATTTGTTCTCTGTTAGTTCGGAGACGTTTTATGGCACCTGGCGTTACACGAACCGTGGTGAGAGATAACGGTCTTCACGCTTTCCTCTTTTTACCTCCCGGTCCAGGTCCATTTCCAG GCATCATCACCATCGACGGTCTCATGCCTGGAACAAACGAGGACAAACCTGCGCTTTTAGCTTCGCGCGGTTATGCCGCTCTTGGCTTGCCGTTCTACGGCATAGAAGGTCTACCGCAAGATTACAAAGACACATGTTTTAAGCTGGAATATTTTGAAAGTGCGCTTCGTTACCTGCAGAATCACGAAAAGGTTGATGCAGAGAGAGGCATAGGATTGGTTACACTGTGCTTTGGTGTCCCAGTCGCTTTAGCCATGGCCACCTTCTTGAGCGGCATAAGTTGCATGATTGGTATTAATGGGCCTTTGTGGGTTTTGCATAACCCTATGTCATACAAAGGGATTAACTGGAGCCCTTATATGACTCTGAACGCCCAACACTCAGAAGGCAACGGGGTTCAACTCCATAgaactttgtacaattttcCTCACACGCACAACGAAGCAAAAGTATGGACCGTAGAGTTCTACAAGAAACGCGATATCGCGTTTATGTTCGTGGCTGGATTAGACGACGACGGACAGGCGTCGGAATATTACGTTAACGTCGTTGAAAGACTTTTGAAAGAATCGAATCCTTCTAATTTCGAAATCGACAGATATCCTGGGGCAGGTCACTTATTTAAACAACCTTATATGCCGCATATATCTGTCATGTACAATAGAAGCTATGGAGAGCTTGGCTTGGGTGGAGTGACCGGATCGCATTGCAGAGCGCAAGAGGATTCGTGGAAGAAACAACTTGATTTCTTACACAAACACTTAAAATTGCGTCGTATCAAACCAACTGCTAAGCTGTGA
- the LOC143463179 gene encoding acyl-coenzyme A thioesterase 1-like isoform X2: MDRNEAFECEAHYESDAKGIIDLEKHTSLGGSYTGTEPMGLFWAMKPSTKNKHPFAIPERKRADPPLDVTVSLYVGARTSSFLNESSKEICSLLVRRRFMAPGVTRTVVRDNGLHAFLFLPPGPGPFPGIITIDGLMPGTNEDKPALLASRGYAALGLPFYGIEGLPQDYKDTCFKLEYFESALRYLQNHEKVDAERGIGLVTLCFGVPVALAMATFLSGISCMIGINGPLWVLHNPMSYKGINWSPYMTLNAQHSEGNGVQLHRTLYNFPHTHNEAKVWTVEFYKKRDIAFMFVAGLDDDGQASEYYVNVVERLLKESNPSNFEIDRYPGAGHLFKQPYMPHISVMYNRSYGELGLGGVTGSHCRAQEDSWKKQLDFLHKHLKLRRIKPTAKL; this comes from the exons ATGGACAGAAATGAAGCGTTTGAATGTGAAGCGCACTACGAGTCTGACGCAAAAG GCATAATCGACCTTGAGAAGCATACGTCACTTGGTGGATCCTACACTGGAACAGAACCGATGGGATTGTTTTGGGCAATGAAGCCTTCTACTAAAAATAAG CATCCATTTGCGATTCCGGAACGAAAACGAGCAGACCCGCCTCTAGATGTCACTGTCAGTCTATACGTTGGAGCTCGGACCAGTTCGTTTCTAAACGAATCTTCAAAGGAAATTTGTTCTCTGTTAGTTCGGAGACGTTTTATGGCACCTGGCGTTACACGAACCGTGGTGAGAGATAACGGTCTTCACGCTTTCCTCTTTTTACCTCCCGGTCCAGGTCCATTTCCAG GCATCATCACCATCGACGGTCTCATGCCTGGAACAAACGAGGACAAACCTGCGCTTTTAGCTTCGCGCGGTTATGCCGCTCTTGGCTTGCCGTTCTACGGCATAGAAGGTCTACCGCAAGATTACAAAGACACATGTTTTAAGCTGGAATATTTTGAAAGTGCGCTTCGTTACCTGCAGAATCACGAAAAGGTTGATGCAGAGAGAGGCATAGGATTGGTTACACTGTGCTTTGGTGTCCCAGTCGCTTTAGCCATGGCCACCTTCTTGAGCGGCATAAGTTGCATGATTGGTATTAATGGGCCTTTGTGGGTTTTGCATAACCCTATGTCATACAAAGGGATTAACTGGAGCCCTTATATGACTCTGAACGCCCAACACTCAGAAGGCAACGGGGTTCAACTCCATAgaactttgtacaattttcCTCACACGCACAACGAAGCAAAAGTATGGACCGTAGAGTTCTACAAGAAACGCGATATCGCGTTTATGTTCGTGGCTGGATTAGACGACGACGGACAGGCGTCGGAATATTACGTTAACGTCGTTGAAAGACTTTTGAAAGAATCGAATCCTTCTAATTTCGAAATCGACAGATATCCTGGGGCAGGTCACTTATTTAAACAACCTTATATGCCGCATATATCTGTCATGTACAATAGAAGCTATGGAGAGCTTGGCTTGGGTGGAGTGACCGGATCGCATTGCAGAGCGCAAGAGGATTCGTGGAAGAAACAACTTGATTTCTTACACAAACACTTAAAATTGCGTCGTATCAAACCAACTGCTAAGCTGTGA